The sequence GGTTCGGAAAAGTTTAACATTGTGATTCCGTTCAATGTAAGCGATATGCTGAGAGACAGTTGGTTGGGTAATATGTAATTCTTCAGCTGCTCTTGTATAATTGAGCGTTTCGTATACTTTTAAAAAAGTGTAATAACGTATGTCTAACATTTTGTTTTTTCCCTTCTCACTTGCTAAGTAATAAGTAGTGAAAGTAGATTTAATTTTCAATTAGCTTTCAATAGTTCACTTCCTTAAAATCACTTACTCTACTTTTTAAAGTATACGCCCTTAATTTTCAGCCGTGAAATAATCGTTTTTAATGTATCCATTCATTTTTTTAATAGTTATTATAAAAAAAGAAATATAGTATCATATTTTTCTTTAAAAGCAATCTTTTTTGGAATTTTGTATTTGGGAGGAAAAGGGGGATTTTATCTGCTATTTCCAAAAGATGTACGATGAAAAAATAGGAGAATTTGTTTTAAAAATGAAAAAAGACCTTTTAAAATTATTTTCGAAGGTATTTTATGATATCTAAAAGATATTTAAGATTAACTGCTTGAATAAAACTTAGCAAAATAAGATACGATTATTACGTTAAATAAGTGCTTTGATTTTTGATCAGGTAATTAGGGCTTTTTATAATATTTTTTGCATAGATAACACACTATTAAATACAAAAAAGCTATTTCTGGTTAAGAAATAGCTTTTCGGGACTTTTTTAATTATTGAAATTTTTCTTTCATTTTCAGAATGAAATCCGTGGTTGGATTATCCGATAAATAAACAAAATTCATATTTTTCGGATCGAAGGGTTCTTTAAAATGAAGTTGTTTTAAACTACCTCTAGCTAATTCTTCTTCGACACAAACATCAAAAAGAAAACTGATACCGATATTTTTCTCGACGACACGCTTAATTAGGTCGATACTACCTAATTTTGTTTGATGCTTAAAACTTGTAATATCTATTTGTTCTTTTTGTAAAATGTTTTCAAGCGAAGAGAGTGTTCCTGAACCTAATTCACAAGTGATTAATTGATAATCAAAAAGATCTTCAAATTTTACTTCTTGATCTGCTAGTTCGAATTCAGGAGAGCAGACACCAACTATCGTTGATTGAGCAAATGGAAAACTAGAAAAAACATCTTGATTAAAATCACCTTCTATAAAGGCTGCGTCAATTTTCCCTTGCGCCAAATAATCAAGCAATATTTGTGTGTTCTCAACCATGACATCAAGACGAAATTCTTTTTGGTCATGAAACATTTGTACAAAGAAAGAAGGGATAATATAATCGCTGATGGAAAGAGTACACCCTAAATTTATCTTAGTATAGTCCAGCGAATGTAATTCATCAAGTGTTTTTGTTGAGTAGTTTAGCATAAATTGTATTTTGTTAAATAGGAAAGTGCCTTCATTTGTTAAATAGACTTTTTTGTTTTTATGATAAAATAATTTTGTACCCATTCGCTGTTCTAAAAATGCTATATGATTACTTACAGCGGGTTGACTCATGTTTAATGCTTCAACAGCTCGAGTATAATTAAGCGTTTTACAAACAGTTAAAAACGTTTCGTAGTGATAATCTAGCATATTTAAAATAGTAGTATCTAAAAAGACACCACTAATTCCCCCCTTTACTATATGGATTCTTTCTTCTATTATATTGCAAAGAGATAGGGTTTACAATTTTTCATAGAGGTGATGCGTTAAAGAATCAACAAAAAGGTTGGGTGATTTCTGAGTATAAAGATTAATTTTAAGATATCAGTAAATCAACGCTTAAGTTTTCTATTAAGAATTTTCAACTCATAACGCAGATGAATTAGCATCTCAGTGCTAAATGTGTTTAGTCTTATCAAAAATATAACTTGAATTTTTAATATGTTATATTAAGAGTGGCTAACTTTAAAAAGGGAAGTGTTAGGATGTCAAAATTAATTATTTTGCGTGGTAATTCTGGCAGTGGTAAAACGACAGTGGCTAATCGATTACAAAAACAACTGGGTGAAAACACACTTGTTGTCTCACAAGATATAGTGCGTCGAACCATGCTCAAAACACATGATCGAGAAAATAATCTTTCGATAAATTTAATAAGTCAAATTGCAAAATATGGTAAAGCTAATTGTGATATTTGTATTGTTGAAGGTATTTTAGTGAAAGAGTATTATGGTGAGATGCTTATAACGCTGATGGCGGATTTTGATGAAGCTTATGTTTACTATTTTGATCTTCCGTTTGAAGAGACATTAGTAAGGCATCAACAGCGCAAACAGTCCGCCGAATTTGATGGGAACAAAATGAAGAGTTGGTGGGTGGATAGTGATTACTTAGGAACGATTAATGAAAAATTATTAACAACAGAAATGACTGAAACACATTTGGTAAGTGTTATTTTGTCGGATATTGCAGATGATTAGAAATAGCATACGATAAATCGCTGAAGTATGTGATAAGCCGGTCAAAATAGGGTATATTAGTTAGGATAGCTCATCTATTGAGTATAATGATAATTGATTTTTGCTAACTGATTCTATCATAAAAAGAATTAGGTCAGAAGTCGCATTTAATTTACATAATTAACGGCTTATTGTTCGATTGTTGTTGTCTATTTTGCTATAATATATAGGAAAGATTGATTTTAAGGAGGATGACGAATGAAAAAGGCAGGGTCGTTTATTTGGGATATATTGAAAGTAGTCATAGTGGCGCTGATAATTACGATGGTCGTTCGTACATATCTCTTTGCAGCAGTAAAAGTAGATGGAGATTCAATGGATCCAACATTATACTCAGGAGAATACTTATTTATTAATAAGTTAAAGACAGCAGATCGTTTTGATATCGTTGTTTTCCCTGCACCAGATAATGAATCAGCGGAGTACATTAAACGCGTGATTGGTTTGCCAGGTGATAAATTGGAGTACAAAGATGATACACTTTACATTAACGGAAAGAAATACGAGGAACCGTATCTTGATGAGTTCAAGAAGCAAGAATCGAGCGCATTGACACCTAACTTCGTTATTGAAAAAATTCCTGAAGGGAAATATTTCCTCATGGGAGATAACAGACGCGTAAGTAATGATAGTCGTTATTTTGGTGCTGTTAATGAATCAACAATCGATGGGGTTGTCATCAAATGGGGTAAGAAGAACCTATAATGTAACTTTATAAAAAATAATAAGATGAATATGAAGTAGTAAACCAAATTGGTTTGCTACTTTTTCTTTCCAATCAAAGAAACTACATAAGATATGTTGTCTTTTTTTATTGTCATTTGTCTATAAGGGTTGAAAAAATGCTATAATAGTAAAGATGTTTCATACAATTTGAGAAAATGATAAATGTTATTAAATAAAGGGTTCGTTATTTAAAACCTCTTAATAATGTTAAAAAACATAACATTTCAAGATAGTTATATCACATAAGGAGGAGCACAATGAGCAAACTCTCGAGAGATACGAAATACAGCATTGTTAAGTGGTTTCGTCTGAGTGTGGTAGCCTTAATATTATGTTTGATTGTGCGGTTTCTCGTTTTTGTTCCAGTTACAGTTGATGGCTACTCGATGATGCCAACTCTTAAAATGAAAGAAGTTGTTTTGGTTAATCGTTTAAGTGAAGTACATCGTTTCGATACGATTGTTTTTAATGTTGATAAACATCAGTATGT comes from Brochothrix thermosphacta DSM 20171 = FSL F6-1036 and encodes:
- a CDS encoding helix-turn-helix domain-containing protein, which gives rise to MLDIRYYTFLKVYETLNYTRAAEELHITQPTVSQHIAYIERNHNVKLFRTSHRQTIALPAADYLYIRTKKLAGMSASVVDKIHEITASEADITKK
- a CDS encoding LysR family transcriptional regulator → MLDYHYETFLTVCKTLNYTRAVEALNMSQPAVSNHIAFLEQRMGTKLFYHKNKKVYLTNEGTFLFNKIQFMLNYSTKTLDELHSLDYTKINLGCTLSISDYIIPSFFVQMFHDQKEFRLDVMVENTQILLDYLAQGKIDAAFIEGDFNQDVFSSFPFAQSTIVGVCSPEFELADQEVKFEDLFDYQLITCELGSGTLSSLENILQKEQIDITSFKHQTKLGSIDLIKRVVEKNIGISFLFDVCVEEELARGSLKQLHFKEPFDPKNMNFVYLSDNPTTDFILKMKEKFQ
- a CDS encoding kinase; the encoded protein is MSKLIILRGNSGSGKTTVANRLQKQLGENTLVVSQDIVRRTMLKTHDRENNLSINLISQIAKYGKANCDICIVEGILVKEYYGEMLITLMADFDEAYVYYFDLPFEETLVRHQQRKQSAEFDGNKMKSWWVDSDYLGTINEKLLTTEMTETHLVSVILSDIADD
- the lepB gene encoding signal peptidase I, with amino-acid sequence MKKAGSFIWDILKVVIVALIITMVVRTYLFAAVKVDGDSMDPTLYSGEYLFINKLKTADRFDIVVFPAPDNESAEYIKRVIGLPGDKLEYKDDTLYINGKKYEEPYLDEFKKQESSALTPNFVIEKIPEGKYFLMGDNRRVSNDSRYFGAVNESTIDGVVIKWGKKNL